TATGTCGACCAAAACTGCTCGCGCTGGATAATCAACATGTTGAAGTGAAAATTCCTCTCAAAAGGCGAACTAAGAACCACCTCAATAGTATGTATTTTGGTGTGTTAGCTGTGGGAGCTGACGTAGCAGGTGGTTTCCTTGCTATGAGTAAATCTCAGCAGCAGGGCGAAAAGATTTCTTTGGCATTTAAAGAGGTGACAGGTAATTTCTTGAAGCGTCCAGAAGGTGACGTACACTTCACTTGTAACGATGGTGAGCTGATCAACACTATGTTGGCAGAAACCATGTCTACTGGCGAGCGTGTGAATCAACCAGTGACCATCATAGCGACCTGCCCGTCTTTGCATGGCGACGAACCAATGGCGGAATTCACGCTAACACTTTCGATTAAGAAAGTCCCAGCTAGATCATAGCTCGGAAGTGTAAGGTTGGGCTGAATCTGAAGATCATAGTTCGACAGAAGTCGTTGAACAAGTGGAGGAGCGGTATGTGAATTGAATACCCACATACCGTACCGCACATCCTAACAACGTTATGATTCTTGAGTGAT
Above is a window of Vibrio atlanticus DNA encoding:
- a CDS encoding PaaI family thioesterase, encoding MLTPLQKANFYLSMFGFFKVPLIWLCRPKLLALDNQHVEVKIPLKRRTKNHLNSMYFGVLAVGADVAGGFLAMSKSQQQGEKISLAFKEVTGNFLKRPEGDVHFTCNDGELINTMLAETMSTGERVNQPVTIIATCPSLHGDEPMAEFTLTLSIKKVPARS